From Variovorax sp. PMC12, the proteins below share one genomic window:
- a CDS encoding Dabb family protein yields MLKHIVMWKFKEHAEGADKATNLRKAKALLDACARLSPGTHRFEVAIAQPGLEATYDLILNSEFTDAAALAAYADHPQHVALKPFIGAVREARQCMDYEI; encoded by the coding sequence ATGCTCAAGCACATCGTGATGTGGAAGTTCAAGGAGCACGCCGAGGGCGCCGACAAGGCGACCAACCTGCGCAAGGCCAAGGCGCTGCTCGACGCCTGCGCCAGGCTGTCGCCGGGCACGCACCGCTTCGAAGTGGCCATCGCCCAGCCCGGCCTGGAAGCCACCTACGACCTGATCCTGAACTCGGAATTCACCGACGCCGCCGCGCTCGCGGCCTATGCGGACCATCCGCAGCACGTGGCCCTGAAGCCATTCATCGGCGCCGTGCGCGAAGCCCGCCAGTGCATGGACTACGAGATCTGA
- a CDS encoding SDR family oxidoreductase, whose product MTARTVQKLFDLTGKTALITGGSRGLGLQMAHALGEAGAKIMLSSRKADDLEQAAAELQAAGIDARWIAADCSKEEDTRRLADETLQRMGAVDILINNAGASWGAPAENHPVEAWDKVMNLNVRGYFILSQQIANGYMIPKKTGRIINIASIAGLNGNPPEMQTLAYNTSKTAVIGFTRTLAAEWGKYNINVNAICPGFFMTKMAAGLIKSLGEEKMAAQAPLGRLGDDEDLKGLTLLYASDAGKHITGQWLAVDGGVSVVLGAA is encoded by the coding sequence ATGACCGCCCGCACCGTCCAGAAACTCTTCGACCTCACCGGCAAGACCGCACTCATCACCGGCGGCTCGCGCGGCCTGGGCCTGCAGATGGCCCACGCGCTGGGCGAGGCGGGCGCGAAGATCATGCTGAGTTCGCGCAAGGCCGACGACCTGGAGCAGGCCGCGGCCGAGCTTCAGGCCGCCGGCATCGACGCGCGCTGGATCGCCGCCGACTGCTCGAAGGAGGAAGACACCCGCCGCCTGGCCGACGAGACGCTGCAGCGCATGGGCGCGGTCGACATCCTCATCAACAACGCCGGCGCCAGCTGGGGCGCGCCGGCCGAAAACCACCCGGTCGAGGCCTGGGACAAGGTGATGAACCTCAACGTGCGCGGCTACTTCATCCTGTCGCAGCAGATCGCCAACGGCTACATGATCCCGAAGAAGACCGGGCGCATCATCAACATCGCCTCGATCGCCGGCCTGAACGGCAACCCGCCCGAGATGCAGACGCTGGCCTACAACACCTCGAAGACCGCGGTCATCGGCTTCACGCGCACGCTGGCCGCCGAATGGGGCAAGTACAACATCAACGTGAACGCGATCTGCCCGGGCTTCTTCATGACGAAGATGGCCGCCGGCCTGATCAAGTCGCTGGGCGAGGAAAAGATGGCCGCGCAGGCCCCGCTGGGCCGCCTGGGCGACGACGAGGACCTCAAGGGCCTGACGCTCCTGTACGCGAGCGATGCCGGCAAGCACATCACCGGCCAGTGGCTGGCAGTTGACGGCGGCGTGAGCGTGGTGCTGGGCGCCGCTTGA
- a CDS encoding PaaI family thioesterase: MTIPESDDINIRSYTSQIPFARHLGFELTKFEGGESEIAYTAKPEHLNTFDVTHGGACMTLLDIAMAAAARSVSPETGVVTIEMKTSFMQPSVGPLRARGTLIHRTATLAFTEAKIYDEQERVCAHATGTFKYVKRRLPTGPASANAMRPPSTD; encoded by the coding sequence ATGACAATTCCAGAATCCGACGACATCAACATCCGCTCGTACACGAGCCAGATTCCCTTTGCGCGCCACCTCGGCTTCGAGCTCACGAAGTTTGAAGGCGGCGAGTCCGAGATCGCCTACACCGCCAAGCCGGAGCACCTGAACACCTTCGACGTGACCCACGGCGGCGCCTGCATGACGCTGCTGGACATCGCCATGGCCGCGGCCGCGCGCAGCGTGTCGCCCGAGACCGGCGTGGTCACCATCGAGATGAAGACCAGCTTCATGCAGCCTTCCGTGGGGCCGCTGCGCGCGCGCGGCACGCTCATTCACCGCACGGCGACGCTGGCTTTCACGGAAGCCAAGATCTACGACGAGCAGGAGCGCGTGTGCGCCCACGCCACCGGCACCTTCAAGTACGTGAAGCGCCGCCTGCCGACCGGCCCCGCGAGCGCCAACGCGATGCGCCCGCCATCGACCGACTGA
- a CDS encoding NADP-dependent oxidoreductase: MPTNKQIHLDNRPDGEAVASNFKLVTAETPALKDNQVLVRHHYMSLDPYMRGRMNDSKSYAQPQPLGQTMQGGTVGEVVESKHPKYAVGDKVVGFGGWQEYSVVDASQPGALKKVDTTHVPLSHYLGAVGMPGVTAWYGLVKIIAPKAGETVVITAASGAVGSAFGALAKARGCRVVGIAGGPDKCKYVTDELGFDACIDYRQHPDVKSMSAALKEACPNGIDGYFENVGGYIFDAVLLRANAFARVALCGMIAGYDGQPLPLANPALILINRMKIEGFIVSEHMEVWPEALTELGTLVGTGKLKPRESIAQGIESAPEAFLGLLKGKNFGKQLVKLI, translated from the coding sequence ATGCCCACCAACAAGCAGATCCACCTCGACAACCGCCCCGACGGCGAGGCCGTGGCGAGCAACTTCAAGCTCGTGACCGCGGAAACCCCGGCGCTCAAAGACAACCAGGTGCTGGTGCGCCACCACTACATGAGCCTCGACCCGTACATGCGCGGGCGCATGAACGACTCCAAGAGCTACGCGCAGCCGCAGCCTCTGGGGCAGACGATGCAGGGCGGCACGGTCGGCGAAGTGGTCGAGAGCAAGCACCCCAAGTACGCCGTGGGCGACAAGGTGGTCGGCTTCGGCGGCTGGCAGGAGTACAGCGTGGTCGACGCTTCGCAGCCCGGCGCGCTGAAGAAGGTCGACACCACGCACGTGCCGCTGTCGCACTACCTCGGCGCGGTCGGCATGCCGGGCGTCACGGCCTGGTACGGGCTGGTGAAGATCATCGCGCCCAAGGCCGGTGAAACCGTGGTCATCACCGCCGCCAGCGGCGCCGTGGGCAGTGCCTTCGGCGCGCTGGCCAAGGCGCGCGGCTGCCGCGTGGTCGGCATCGCAGGCGGCCCCGACAAGTGCAAGTACGTGACCGACGAGCTGGGCTTCGACGCCTGCATCGACTACCGCCAGCACCCCGACGTCAAGTCGATGAGCGCGGCACTGAAGGAAGCCTGCCCGAACGGCATCGACGGCTACTTCGAGAACGTCGGCGGCTACATCTTCGACGCGGTGCTGCTGCGCGCCAACGCCTTCGCCCGCGTGGCGCTGTGCGGAATGATCGCTGGCTACGACGGCCAGCCGCTGCCGCTCGCGAACCCGGCGCTGATCCTCATCAACCGCATGAAGATCGAAGGCTTCATCGTCAGCGAACACATGGAAGTGTGGCCCGAGGCGCTCACGGAACTGGGCACGCTGGTGGGCACGGGCAAGCTCAAGCCGCGCGAGTCGATTGCGCAAGGCATCGAATCGGCGCCCGAAGCGTTCCTGGGCCTGCTCAAGGGCAAGAACTTCGGCAAGCAACTCGTCAAACTGATCTGA
- a CDS encoding isovaleryl-CoA dehydrogenase, protein MDTTHEVFNQPTPLVDYNLFDTNRPLRDALKFNAPALQTTQLHELGATLGSAGMQAHARLANIHTPELHTHDRFGRRVDEVEFHPSYHALMSAAVGAGLHGTPWTGASASPHVLRAAGFMLFTELEPSILCPISMTYAVTPALRGNAGVYADWGPKLGSLRYDPALKRFSDKPGVTMGMGMTEKQGGSDVRANTTRAVRDGSDAWGERYAITGHKWFFSAPMCDAFLVLAQAPAGLSCFFLPRVLPDGTRNAIQIQRLKDKLGNKANASSEVEFQGASAWLVGEEGRGIPQILEMGTMTRLDCALGTSGLMRQSLGIALNHATQRNAFGKPLIDQPLMKNVLADLALESEAATALAIRLARAFDRQDDEHERLMARLLTPVAKFWICKRGSHFAQEAMECLGGNGYVEEGGEGIMARIYREMPLNSIWEGAGNIMALDLLRGLRKGDAIAALRKELAPARGQHAALDRLADAMPARIEAMASETEARRLAQDVALAVQASLLAQTAPAAVAGAFCASRLGGDWGNAFGTLGAGTDFDSIIQRAQPR, encoded by the coding sequence ATGGACACCACGCACGAGGTATTCAACCAGCCCACGCCGCTGGTGGACTACAACCTCTTCGATACCAACCGGCCGCTTCGCGATGCGCTGAAGTTCAACGCGCCCGCGCTGCAGACCACGCAGCTGCATGAACTGGGCGCGACCCTCGGCTCGGCCGGCATGCAGGCGCATGCGCGGCTGGCCAACATCCACACGCCCGAGCTGCACACGCATGACCGCTTCGGCCGGCGCGTCGACGAGGTGGAATTCCATCCGAGCTATCACGCGCTGATGAGCGCCGCCGTGGGCGCGGGGCTGCACGGCACGCCGTGGACCGGCGCCTCGGCGTCGCCGCATGTGCTGCGCGCGGCCGGCTTCATGCTCTTCACCGAACTGGAGCCGTCGATTCTCTGCCCCATCTCCATGACCTACGCCGTCACGCCCGCGCTGCGCGGCAATGCCGGCGTGTACGCCGACTGGGGACCTAAGCTCGGCAGCCTCCGGTACGACCCGGCGCTCAAGCGCTTCAGCGACAAGCCCGGCGTGACCATGGGCATGGGCATGACCGAGAAGCAGGGCGGCTCCGACGTGCGGGCCAACACCACCCGGGCCGTGCGCGACGGCAGCGACGCCTGGGGCGAGCGCTACGCCATCACCGGCCACAAGTGGTTCTTCTCGGCGCCGATGTGCGATGCGTTCCTGGTGCTGGCGCAGGCGCCGGCCGGGCTCAGCTGCTTCTTCCTGCCGCGCGTGCTGCCCGACGGCACGCGCAACGCCATCCAGATCCAGCGCCTGAAGGACAAGCTGGGCAACAAGGCCAACGCCAGTTCCGAGGTCGAGTTCCAGGGCGCCAGCGCCTGGCTGGTGGGCGAGGAGGGGCGCGGCATTCCGCAGATCCTCGAGATGGGCACGATGACCCGGCTCGACTGCGCGCTGGGCACCAGCGGCCTGATGCGCCAGTCGCTGGGCATCGCGCTCAACCATGCGACGCAGCGCAACGCCTTCGGCAAGCCCCTGATCGACCAGCCGCTCATGAAGAACGTGCTGGCCGATCTCGCGCTCGAAAGCGAAGCCGCCACGGCGCTGGCCATTCGCCTCGCGAGAGCCTTCGATCGCCAGGACGACGAGCACGAGCGCCTGATGGCCCGCCTGCTCACGCCCGTCGCCAAGTTCTGGATCTGCAAGCGCGGCAGCCACTTCGCGCAGGAGGCCATGGAATGCCTCGGCGGCAACGGCTATGTGGAAGAGGGCGGCGAAGGCATCATGGCCCGCATCTACCGCGAGATGCCGCTCAACTCCATCTGGGAAGGCGCCGGCAACATCATGGCGCTCGACCTGCTGCGCGGCCTGCGCAAGGGCGACGCGATTGCCGCGCTGAGGAAGGAACTGGCGCCCGCGCGCGGCCAGCACGCGGCGCTCGACCGTCTTGCCGATGCGATGCCCGCACGCATCGAGGCGATGGCCTCCGAAACAGAGGCGCGCCGCCTGGCACAGGACGTGGCATTGGCCGTGCAGGCATCGCTGCTCGCGCAGACCGCACCGGCGGCGGTGGCCGGTGCCTTCTGCGCATCGCGCCTCGGCGGCGACTGGGGCAACGCCTTCGGCACGCTCGGCGCCGGCACCGATTTCGATTCGATCATCCAGCGCGCGCAGCCCCGTTGA
- a CDS encoding glutathione S-transferase family protein, which produces MADLILHHYTTSPFSEKVRLILGAKKLPWKSVFIPPIMPKPDVETLTGGYRKTPFLQIGADMYCDSALIADVLEHLQPEPTLYPEPEKGLSRILAQWADTTLFWAAMAWNLQPRGAAEVFAKAPPEAAKAFGEDRGKMSAGNMTRLRPADATSAYKSYLRRLSDMLDDKPFLLGEVPSIADFSAYHPLWYTRRVESVRTILDLTPAVVDWMDRMAAIGHGAPEKFTSDEAIATAKAATPHTLLTDSTFQDDHGIPLGSAVTIRAESFGLEETPGTLVAATRTHYTLERTGERVGTVHVHFPRIGYVLKKADA; this is translated from the coding sequence ATGGCCGACCTGATCCTCCATCACTACACCACCTCGCCGTTCTCGGAAAAGGTGCGGCTGATCCTCGGCGCGAAGAAGCTGCCGTGGAAGTCGGTCTTCATCCCGCCGATCATGCCCAAGCCCGACGTGGAAACGCTCACCGGCGGCTACCGCAAGACGCCGTTCCTGCAGATCGGCGCCGACATGTACTGCGACAGCGCGCTCATCGCCGACGTGCTCGAACATCTGCAGCCCGAGCCCACGCTCTACCCCGAGCCGGAGAAAGGCCTGTCGCGCATCCTCGCGCAGTGGGCCGACACCACGCTGTTCTGGGCCGCGATGGCCTGGAACCTGCAGCCCAGGGGCGCGGCAGAAGTGTTCGCCAAGGCGCCGCCCGAGGCCGCCAAGGCCTTCGGCGAAGACCGCGGCAAGATGAGCGCCGGCAACATGACCCGCCTGCGCCCGGCCGATGCCACCAGCGCCTACAAGTCGTACCTGCGCCGGCTGTCGGACATGCTCGACGACAAGCCGTTCCTGCTGGGCGAAGTGCCCAGCATTGCCGACTTCTCGGCCTACCACCCGCTCTGGTACACGCGCCGCGTCGAGTCGGTGCGAACCATCCTCGACCTCACGCCCGCGGTGGTCGACTGGATGGACCGCATGGCCGCCATCGGCCACGGCGCGCCGGAGAAGTTCACGAGCGACGAGGCCATTGCCACCGCCAAGGCCGCCACGCCGCACACGCTGCTGACCGACAGCACCTTCCAGGACGACCACGGCATTCCGCTGGGCAGCGCCGTGACCATCCGCGCCGAGAGCTTCGGCCTCGAAGAGACGCCTGGCACGCTGGTCGCGGCCACGCGCACGCACTACACGCTGGAGCGCACCGGCGAGCGTGTGGGAACGGTGCACGTGCACTTTCCGCGCATCGGCTATGTGCTGAAGAAGGCGGACGCCTGA
- a CDS encoding SDR family oxidoreductase — MIQDFKGKTAVLTGAGSGFGLECARIGAARGMNLVLVDVQQDALDKAKAEMEAAGVQVMARKVDVSDAAQMEALAAAVKERFGAPHFVFNNAGVGAGGLVWENTVADWEWVLGVDLWGVIHGVRLFTPMMLEAAAKDPSYRGHITNTASMAGLLTPPNMGIYNAAKAAVVSLTETMYQDLNLVTDQIGASLLCPYFVPTGITSSERNRPNAPKDSELTKSQLIGQAMSNKAVSSGKITAAEVAARVFEAISDNQFYVFSHPKALGNVRSRMENIVSVTNPADPFLERPEIGQKLREQLRSA, encoded by the coding sequence ATGATTCAGGACTTCAAGGGCAAGACCGCCGTTCTCACCGGCGCGGGCTCGGGCTTCGGGCTGGAGTGCGCGCGCATCGGCGCGGCGCGCGGCATGAACCTCGTGCTGGTCGACGTGCAGCAGGACGCCCTCGACAAGGCCAAGGCCGAGATGGAAGCCGCCGGCGTGCAGGTGATGGCGCGCAAGGTCGACGTGTCCGACGCGGCGCAGATGGAAGCGCTGGCCGCCGCCGTGAAGGAACGCTTCGGCGCGCCGCACTTCGTGTTCAACAACGCGGGCGTGGGCGCCGGCGGCCTGGTGTGGGAGAACACCGTGGCCGACTGGGAATGGGTGCTGGGCGTCGACCTGTGGGGCGTGATCCACGGCGTGCGCCTGTTCACGCCGATGATGCTCGAGGCCGCCGCCAAGGACCCGTCCTACCGCGGCCACATCACCAACACCGCGAGCATGGCCGGCCTGCTCACGCCGCCCAACATGGGCATCTACAACGCCGCCAAGGCGGCCGTCGTGAGCCTCACGGAGACGATGTACCAGGACCTGAACCTCGTCACCGACCAGATCGGCGCGAGCCTGCTGTGCCCGTACTTCGTGCCCACCGGCATCACGAGCAGCGAACGCAACCGCCCCAACGCGCCGAAGGACAGCGAACTCACCAAGAGCCAGCTCATCGGCCAGGCCATGAGCAACAAGGCGGTGAGCAGCGGCAAGATCACGGCGGCCGAAGTGGCGGCCAGGGTTTTCGAGGCCATCAGCGACAACCAGTTCTACGTGTTCAGCCATCCGAAGGCGCTGGGCAACGTGCGCAGCCGCATGGAGAACATCGTGTCGGTGACGAACCCGGCCGACCCGTTCCTCGAACGGCCGGAAATCGGGCAGAAGCTGCGCGAGCAACTGCGCTCGGCCTGA
- a CDS encoding FMN-dependent NADH-azoreductase → MTTLLHIDASARPGFSGTHAHGSHSRRLSRHFVSAWRAARPHDEVIYRDIGATPPCHVTGEWIAAGYTPAAEREPWMHAVLAESDTLIAEVRRADLLVIGVPMYNFGMPAPLKSWIDNIVRIGATFDFDRSRDNPYVPLLAERRRRTVLLTSCGSSGYGPGGFQSGMDLLTPGITAPLALLGLTETHSVGIEHAEDHGDLLDRSVAAALARVETLVRELQAAA, encoded by the coding sequence ATGACCACCCTGCTCCACATCGACGCCAGCGCCCGCCCCGGTTTTTCTGGCACGCATGCGCACGGCTCGCACTCGCGCCGGCTCAGCCGGCATTTCGTATCGGCCTGGCGCGCGGCACGGCCACACGATGAGGTGATCTACCGCGACATCGGCGCCACGCCGCCGTGCCACGTCACCGGCGAATGGATCGCCGCCGGCTACACCCCGGCCGCCGAGCGCGAGCCGTGGATGCATGCAGTACTCGCGGAGAGCGACACGCTGATCGCCGAAGTGCGCCGCGCCGACCTGCTCGTGATCGGCGTGCCGATGTACAACTTCGGAATGCCGGCGCCGCTGAAGTCGTGGATCGACAACATCGTGCGCATCGGCGCCACCTTCGACTTCGACCGCAGCCGCGACAACCCCTACGTGCCGCTGCTGGCCGAACGCCGTCGCCGCACGGTGCTGCTGACCTCATGCGGCAGCAGCGGCTACGGGCCCGGCGGGTTCCAGTCGGGAATGGACTTGCTGACGCCCGGCATCACAGCCCCGCTGGCGCTCCTGGGGCTCACCGAAACGCACAGCGTGGGTATAGAGCACGCCGAAGACCACGGCGACCTGCTCGACCGGTCCGTCGCCGCCGCGCTCGCCCGCGTCGAGACGCTGGTGCGCGAGCTGCAGGCGGCGGCCTGA
- a CDS encoding LysR substrate-binding domain-containing protein: MSNLRQLPPLASLRAFEAAARHCSAKLAASELSVTPTAISHQVRQLEDSLGVALFIRQPRQLALTPQGRELQAVLSESFNAIATAVARLRAPPQRQAITLSATPAVAARWLLPRVGALRALHPKLDLRIHASHEAVALDGVTADIAIRYGRGQWPGMVAEKLFDNVFAPACSPVLKLKKRSDLVRHTLLHFALPGSRSQPGTWTEWQQEAQVAGLDVSAGPVFSDETHTVSAALQGQGVALMSLALIADELRAGNLVKPFGPELPGLPFHLVCPEARRSEPAVAAVFDWVKGLQPLDGSGA, from the coding sequence ATGAGCAACCTGCGCCAACTCCCGCCGCTGGCGTCGCTGCGTGCCTTCGAGGCGGCAGCGCGGCATTGCAGCGCCAAGCTCGCAGCCAGCGAGTTGTCGGTCACGCCGACCGCCATCAGCCATCAGGTGCGTCAACTGGAAGACTCCCTCGGCGTCGCGCTCTTCATCCGTCAACCGAGGCAACTGGCGCTCACGCCGCAGGGGCGCGAACTGCAGGCGGTGCTGAGCGAATCGTTCAATGCAATTGCCACTGCAGTGGCACGGCTGCGGGCACCTCCGCAGCGCCAGGCCATCACGCTGTCGGCCACGCCGGCCGTTGCGGCTCGCTGGCTGCTGCCGAGAGTCGGCGCCCTGCGTGCGCTGCATCCGAAGCTGGACCTGCGCATCCACGCATCGCACGAAGCGGTGGCGCTCGACGGCGTTACCGCCGACATCGCCATCCGCTACGGACGCGGCCAGTGGCCGGGCATGGTGGCCGAGAAGCTGTTCGACAACGTGTTTGCGCCAGCGTGCAGCCCTGTGCTCAAGCTGAAGAAGCGGAGCGACCTGGTGCGGCACACGCTGCTGCACTTCGCGCTGCCCGGCAGCAGGAGCCAGCCGGGCACGTGGACGGAATGGCAGCAGGAGGCGCAGGTGGCCGGTCTCGACGTATCTGCGGGGCCGGTGTTCTCGGACGAAACGCACACCGTGTCGGCCGCGCTGCAGGGCCAGGGCGTGGCGCTGATGAGCCTGGCGCTGATCGCGGACGAACTGCGCGCAGGCAACCTGGTGAAGCCCTTCGGCCCGGAACTGCCGGGGCTGCCGTTCCATCTGGTGTGCCCCGAGGCGCGGCGATCGGAGCCCGCCGTGGCGGCGGTATTCGACTGGGTGAAGGGGCTGCAGCCGCTGGATGGAAGCGGGGCATGA